In Archocentrus centrarchus isolate MPI-CPG fArcCen1 chromosome 16, fArcCen1, whole genome shotgun sequence, a single window of DNA contains:
- the LOC115793850 gene encoding multiple epidermal growth factor-like domains protein 10: MFVFILSSCHPMKGECTCQPGWAGLHCNETCAHGFYGHGCLEPCLCVNGGVCDGATGRCHCSPGFTGGHCENPCKSGTYGKNCSLECSCENYVDCAPIDGACFCKEGWRGPDCSVPCAEGTWGPGCNASCRCANGAKCNPTDGSCTCMAGWQGARCDQPCPMGTFGPGCLKRCDCVHADGCQAATGECRCLPGWSGK, from the exons ATGTTTGTCTTTATATTGTCCAGCTGCCATCCAATGAAAGGAGAGTGCACCTGCCAGCCGGGGTGGGCGGGACTGCACTGCAACGAGACCTGTGCTCACGGTTTCTACGGTCACGGCTGCCTGGAGCCGTGCCTCTGTGTGAATGGAGGGGTGTGTGATGGTGCCACAGGGCGATGCCACTGCAGCCCCGGCTTTACG GGGGGTCACTGTGAGAATCCCTGTAAAAGTGGCACCTATGGAAAGAACTGCTCTTTGGAGTGCTCCTGTGAAAACTATGTGGACTGCGCACCGATCGACGGGGCTTGTTTCTGCAAAGaag GCTGGCGAGGGCCGGACTGCTCCGTCCCCTGCGCCGAAGGAACCTGGGGTCCGGGGTGCAATGCCAGCTGCCGCTGTGCCAACGGAGCAAAGTGTAACCCTACAGATGGATCCTGCACCTGCATGGCTGGGTGGCAGGGGGCGCGCTGTGACCAACCGTGCCCg ATGGGCACGTTTGGGCCCGGCTGCCTGAAGAGGTGTGATTGTGTTCATGCCGACGGCTGCCAAGCTGCCACCGGGGAGTGCCGCTGTCTGCCAGGCTGGTCGGGTAAGTGA